The genomic DNA GCTCGACTTCGACCGGAGCGCGGCGTACGGCATGCGGCTGTGCGTGCCCGCCGCCGGGTCGCCGTCCGCGGCACCCGGGGCATCGGCCCTGCGGACCTGCGCCTCAACTCCCGTACCGGAGAGGTGGCCGTGGACGCGGACAGCGGCCTCGTCACCCTGGGCGGCGGCGGCCCTCTTCGGCCGGCTCTTCCCGGACCGCACGGTGACCCTCGTCGACGCCCGTACGATCTTCGCGGGCGGTGGAGGCATCCACTGCATCACCCAGCAGCAACCGAAGGTCTGACGCCATGCCCGCCGCACCCCGCCGCCGCAACACCGCCCCGCCGCGCGAGGAGGTGCTGGCCGCCGCCATGGCCACCATCGCCGAGCGGGGGCTCGACGGGCTCACCATGGCCGGCCTCGGGCGCGCGGTCCGTATGAGCAGCGGACACCTGCTCTACTACTTCCGCACCAAGGACGAGCTGCTGCTCCGGACCCTGGAGTGGAGCGAGGGCCGCCTCGGCGCGGAGCGCCGCGCGCTGCTCGCCCGGCCGGGCACGGTACGGGAGCGGCTGGACGCGTACATCGCCCTGTACCTCCCCGACGGACACCGCGACCCGCACTGGACCCTCTGGCTGGAGGTCTGGAACCGCTCGCAGAACGCGGACGACGAGGGCCGCGTCCGGCAGGCCGCCATCGAGGGCGCCTGGCACCGGGACCTGGTGGCGCTGCTGGCCGAGGGGGTCTCGCGCGGGGAGTTCCGGACCGTGGACGCGGACCGCTGCGCGACCCGGCTGCGGGCGCTCCTCGACGGATTCAGCGTCCATGTCACCGTGGGCATCCCCGGGACCGGCCGGGACCAGGCCCTGGTTCAGGTGGCGGAGTTCGTGGACGAGCTGCTGGCACCCGCCCCTTCATGAACGGCGTGTGACGTTCCGCGCCCACCGCCCGCATCCTGAGACGGGCCGGGGCACGGGAGCGGCGGTGTGCCAGACTGCTTCCGTGTCCTCGTTCGTCATGATTATTGGCAACAGGCGCGCCGGTCCGCAGTGATCGTTCCGTACCACCACGTACGGCACGGGCACCGTGCCCCAGACCCGCGCGCAGACCTCTCGCACCCGCGAGGGGTTTTTTCGTTTTCCGGCCCTCACCTCGGCCGGGGCGAGGCGCGCGGGATGATGGGGGCAAGTGGAGCCAGATCGTCCGGATCCACTCATCCGACAGGAGTCAGATCAGCATGACCACCAAGGCCAAGGCCACCGACGACAGTTTCCATGTCTTCGACACCACACTGCGCGACGGTGCACAGCGTGAAGGCATCAACCTGACGGTCGCGGACAAGCTGACCATTGCCCGGCACCTGGACGACTTCGGTGTGGGATTCATCGAGGGCGGCTGGCCGGGCGCCAACCCCCGCGACACGGAGTTCTTCTCCCGTGCCCAGCAGGAGATCGAGTTCCGGCACGCGCAGCTCGTCGCGTTCGGCGCGACCCGCAGGGCCGGTGGCAAGGCCTCCGAGGACCCGCAGGTCAAGGCGCTCCTGGAGTCGGGTGCCCCGGTGATCACGCTGGTCGCCAAGTCCCACGACCGTCATGTGGAACTGGCCCTGCGCACCACCCTGGAGGAGAACCTGGAGATGGTCCGCGACACCGTCTCCCACCTCCGGGAACAGGGCCGCCGGGTCTTCGTCGACTGCGAGCACTTCTTCGACGGCTACCGCGCCAACCCCGAGTACGCCAAGGCCGTGGTCCGGGCCGCCCACGAGTCCGGCGCCGATGTCGTCATCCTCTGCGACACCAACGGGGGCATGCTCCCCGCCCAGGTACAGGCCGTCGTCGGCACCGTCCTCGCCGACACCGGAGCCCGGCTCGGCATCCACGCCCAGGACGACACCGGCTGCGCCGTCGCCAACACCCTGGCCGCCGTGGACGCGGGCGCCACCCATGTCCAGTGCACCGCCAACGGGTACGGCGAGCGGGTCGGCAACGCCAACCTCTTCCCCGTCGTCGCCGCCCTGGAACTGAAGTACGGAAAGACCGTGCTGCCCGAGGGCTCGCTCGCCGACATGACCCGGATCTCGCACGCCATCGCCGAGGTCGTCAACCTCACGCCCTCCACCCACCAGCCCTACGTCGGGGTCTCCGCCTTCGCCCACAAGGCCGGACTCCACGCCTCCGCGATCAAGGTCGACCCCGACCTGTACCAGCACATCGCCCCGGAGCTGGTCGGCAACAGCATGCGGATGCTGGTCTCCGACATGGCTGGCCGCGCCTCCATCGAGCTGAAGGGCAAGGAGCTCGGCATCGACCTCGGGGGCGACCGCGAGCTCATCGGCCGTGTCGTCGAGCGGGTCAAGGAGCGCGAACTCAAGGGCTACACCTACGAGGCCGCCGACGCCTCCTTCGAGCTGCTGCTGCGCGGCGAGGTCGAGGGCCGGGCCCGCCGCTACTTCCGCACCGAGTCCTGGCGCGCCATCGTCGAGAACCGCCCCGACGGCACACACGCCAACGAGGCGACCGTGAAGCTCTGGGCCAAGGGCGAGCGGATCGTCGCCACCGCCGAGGGCAACGGCCCGGTCAACGCCCTGGACCGGGCGCTGCGCGTGGCCCTGGAGCGGTTCTACCCGCAGCTCGCCAAGCTGGAGCTGGTCGACTACAAGGTCCGCATCCTGGAGGGCCGCACCGGCACCGAGTCCACCACCCGGGTGCTGATCACCACGGGGGACGGGTCCGGTGACTGGGCGACCGTGGGGGTCGCGGAGAACGTCATCGCCGCGTCCTGGCAGGCGCTGGAGGACGCGTACACCTTCGGTCTGCTGCGGGCCGGGATCGAGCCGGCCGAGTAGCCGCCGTGCCGGAGCCGCCTTCGGCCGGCGGCTCCGGCGCGTGCGTTGCGGATGTACATCCGGGCCTTCGCTCTGTGCGCCCCACCCGGACCGGGACTCAGCG from Streptomyces sp. NBC_00654 includes the following:
- a CDS encoding TetR/AcrR family transcriptional regulator; protein product: MPAAPRRRNTAPPREEVLAAAMATIAERGLDGLTMAGLGRAVRMSSGHLLYYFRTKDELLLRTLEWSEGRLGAERRALLARPGTVRERLDAYIALYLPDGHRDPHWTLWLEVWNRSQNADDEGRVRQAAIEGAWHRDLVALLAEGVSRGEFRTVDADRCATRLRALLDGFSVHVTVGIPGTGRDQALVQVAEFVDELLAPAPS
- the cimA gene encoding citramalate synthase gives rise to the protein MTTKAKATDDSFHVFDTTLRDGAQREGINLTVADKLTIARHLDDFGVGFIEGGWPGANPRDTEFFSRAQQEIEFRHAQLVAFGATRRAGGKASEDPQVKALLESGAPVITLVAKSHDRHVELALRTTLEENLEMVRDTVSHLREQGRRVFVDCEHFFDGYRANPEYAKAVVRAAHESGADVVILCDTNGGMLPAQVQAVVGTVLADTGARLGIHAQDDTGCAVANTLAAVDAGATHVQCTANGYGERVGNANLFPVVAALELKYGKTVLPEGSLADMTRISHAIAEVVNLTPSTHQPYVGVSAFAHKAGLHASAIKVDPDLYQHIAPELVGNSMRMLVSDMAGRASIELKGKELGIDLGGDRELIGRVVERVKERELKGYTYEAADASFELLLRGEVEGRARRYFRTESWRAIVENRPDGTHANEATVKLWAKGERIVATAEGNGPVNALDRALRVALERFYPQLAKLELVDYKVRILEGRTGTESTTRVLITTGDGSGDWATVGVAENVIAASWQALEDAYTFGLLRAGIEPAE